In a genomic window of Wyeomyia smithii strain HCP4-BCI-WySm-NY-G18 chromosome 1, ASM2978416v1, whole genome shotgun sequence:
- the LOC129718258 gene encoding serine protease snake-like isoform X2 — MSTPNARKAVQKCNEYRKLSFNRVAISTLTLTPTVVSFEVPKCDNIVKLIVGGNVTKPGEFPHMAAIGWRRGNTNSFDCGGSLISDRYVLTAAHCYIELDGQLPSFVRLGDQNLVRQDDGAQPKDVDIESFIRHPNFKRMQGLYNDIALVKLVDSVKFTNFIRPACLYDREQVVAEQAIATGFGLTEDHGDKSDELLKVSLNVYDNQVCSQGYQNSRQLKKGVMQSQMCVGNVKGGKDTCQGDSGGPLQITKQENHCVFYIIGITSFGQTCGSTVPAIYTRVASFLDWIEPIVWG, encoded by the exons ATGTCCACCCCGAATGCCCGTAAAGCGGTTCAAA AATGCAACGAATACCGGAAGTTATCCTTTAATCGGGTAGCCATTAGTACATTGACTCTAACACCGACGGTGGTGAGCTTCGAAGTGCCAAAGTGTGACAACATAGTCAAGTTGATCGTCGGAGGAAATGTTACGAAACCAGGCGAGTTTCCGCACATGGCAGCCATCGGTTGGCGCCGTGGTAACACCAATTCGTTCGATTGCGGAGGATCGCTGATCAGTGATCGCTACGTACTAACTGCTGCCCATTGCTACATAGAGCTGGACGGCCAATTACCTTCCTTTGTGCGACTCGGTGATCAAAACTTAGTTCGTCAAGATGATGGAGCTCAGCCAAAGGATGTGGATATAGAATCATTCATACGGCATCCCAACTTCAAACGTATGCAAGGTTTATACAATGATATCGCGCTAGTTAAGCTGGTAGATTCCGTGAAATTCACAAACTTCATCCGTCCGGCATGCCTCTACGATCGAGAACAAGTGGTTGCCGAACAGGCGATCGCTACTGGTTTTGGTCTCACAGAAGATC ATGGTGACAAATCGGATGAGCTGCTGAAGGTATCACTGAATGTATACGACAACCAGGTATGCAGTCAAGGATATCAGAATAGTCGACAATTGAAGAAAGGTGTCATGCAGAGTCAGATGTGCGTTGGTAATGTAAAAGGCGGTAAGGATACTTGTCAGGGCGACTCCGGAGGGCCATTGCAGATCACTAAGCAGGAAAATCATTGCGTTTTCTACATCATTGGCATAACCTCGTTCGGACAGACATGCGGGTCGACTGTGCCCGCCATATATACCAGGGTGGCTTCCTTTTTGGACTGGATTGAACCCATCGTTTGGGGTTAA
- the LOC129719053 gene encoding serine protease snake-like, with product MTGVSPAVLVFLLAILHRASADDNDVAGRIAIEKCHEYLNMVSTSHDIITLDLDSPVRQVYSLQCPLQNPYVVGGKKVVEHEFPHMVALGYRIYRKSDRNHYEFLCGGTLISEWFVLTAAHCINEKLDIVRLGVAKLDDPDRQDYSIAEQIIHNDYSPVTKYNDIALLRLERSVNISLDVRPACLGTERTEQIRRATVTGWGKTSTGSGTSNDLNKVSLDVLLDRRRCAQMNSGPGRSPLIDQQICAGSLEGNQDACQGDSGGPLQVFEEGKCRYHVVGVVSFGKICGSAEYGIYTRVSQYLAWAVKVVWPELWKRKDEWEY from the exons ATGACAGGTGTCAGCCCAGCGGTTCTGGTATTTCTCCTAGCCATCCTGCACCGCGCTTCGGCGGATGACAACGACGTGGCCGGGCGTATTGCCATAGAAA AATGCCACGAGTACTTGAATATGGTTTCCACATCACACGATATTATCACTCTGGATCTGGACTCACCCGTTCGGCAAGTTTACAGTCTCCAATGTCCCCTGCAAAACCCATACGTGGTTGGAGGTAAGAAAGTCGTTGAACACGAATTTCCGCACATGGTTGCCTTAGGCTATAGGATATACCGGAAGAGTGACCGCAATCACTATGAGTTTCTCTGCGGGGGTACGCTAATCAGTGAATGGTTCGTGCTGACAGCGGCTCACTGCATTAATGA AAAGTTGGATATCGTCCGCCTAGGTGTTGCGAAGTTGGATGATCCAGACAGACAGGACTACTCGATAGCGGAGCAAATCATACACAACGATTATTCACCGGTTACGAAGTATAACGATATTGCGTTGCTCCGGCTGGAACGGAGCGTCAACATATCGTTAGATGTGCGGCCTGCTTGCCTTGGAACGGAACGAACCGAGCAGATTAGACGTGCTACAGTTACAGGATGGGGCAAAACCTCGACCG GCTCAGGCACGTCAAACGATTTGAACAAAGTTTCCTTAGATGTGCTTCTGGATAGAAGAAGATGCGCTCAGATGAATAGCGGCCCAGGTCGCAGCCCACTAATTGATCAACAGATTTGTGCAGGTTCACTCGAGGGCAATCAGGACGCTTGTCAGGGGGATTCCGGCGGTCCGCTGCAGGTGTTTGAGGAAGGCAAATGTCGCTACCACGTGGTAGGTGTTGTTTCTTTTGGGAAAATTTGCGGTTCTGCTGAGTATGGGATTTACACCCGAGTGTCACAATATCTGGCGTGGGCCGTCAAAGTTGTTTGGCCAGAGTTGTGGAAACGTAAAGATGAGTGGGAATACTGA
- the LOC129718258 gene encoding venom protease-like isoform X1 — MLTVYGQVCIYGLFLILQLHGSDAALKEYDACKHNGKPGICRGYSHCRNELVNQRITICSYNSQEAVVCCPGDGGIRVDDTEDNSEQRIMSTPNARKAVQKCNEYRKLSFNRVAISTLTLTPTVVSFEVPKCDNIVKLIVGGNVTKPGEFPHMAAIGWRRGNTNSFDCGGSLISDRYVLTAAHCYIELDGQLPSFVRLGDQNLVRQDDGAQPKDVDIESFIRHPNFKRMQGLYNDIALVKLVDSVKFTNFIRPACLYDREQVVAEQAIATGFGLTEDHGDKSDELLKVSLNVYDNQVCSQGYQNSRQLKKGVMQSQMCVGNVKGGKDTCQGDSGGPLQITKQENHCVFYIIGITSFGQTCGSTVPAIYTRVASFLDWIEPIVWG; from the exons ATGCTAACGGTGTATGGTCAAGTTTGCATATATGGGCTGTTTCTTATATTGCAGCTGCATGGAAGTGATGCGGCTCTGAAAG AGTATGATGCTTGCAAACATAACGGAAAGCCAGGAATATGTCGTGGATATTCGCACTGCAGAAATGAGCTAGTTAACCAGCGGATCACCATCTGCAGCTACAACTCCCAGGAAGCGGTCGTGTGCTGCCCAGGAGATGGCGGCATCCGAGTTGACGATACTGAAGATAACAGTGAACAGCGAATAATGTCCACCCCGAATGCCCGTAAAGCGGTTCAAA AATGCAACGAATACCGGAAGTTATCCTTTAATCGGGTAGCCATTAGTACATTGACTCTAACACCGACGGTGGTGAGCTTCGAAGTGCCAAAGTGTGACAACATAGTCAAGTTGATCGTCGGAGGAAATGTTACGAAACCAGGCGAGTTTCCGCACATGGCAGCCATCGGTTGGCGCCGTGGTAACACCAATTCGTTCGATTGCGGAGGATCGCTGATCAGTGATCGCTACGTACTAACTGCTGCCCATTGCTACATAGAGCTGGACGGCCAATTACCTTCCTTTGTGCGACTCGGTGATCAAAACTTAGTTCGTCAAGATGATGGAGCTCAGCCAAAGGATGTGGATATAGAATCATTCATACGGCATCCCAACTTCAAACGTATGCAAGGTTTATACAATGATATCGCGCTAGTTAAGCTGGTAGATTCCGTGAAATTCACAAACTTCATCCGTCCGGCATGCCTCTACGATCGAGAACAAGTGGTTGCCGAACAGGCGATCGCTACTGGTTTTGGTCTCACAGAAGATC ATGGTGACAAATCGGATGAGCTGCTGAAGGTATCACTGAATGTATACGACAACCAGGTATGCAGTCAAGGATATCAGAATAGTCGACAATTGAAGAAAGGTGTCATGCAGAGTCAGATGTGCGTTGGTAATGTAAAAGGCGGTAAGGATACTTGTCAGGGCGACTCCGGAGGGCCATTGCAGATCACTAAGCAGGAAAATCATTGCGTTTTCTACATCATTGGCATAACCTCGTTCGGACAGACATGCGGGTCGACTGTGCCCGCCATATATACCAGGGTGGCTTCCTTTTTGGACTGGATTGAACCCATCGTTTGGGGTTAA